In Zingiber officinale cultivar Zhangliang chromosome 1A, Zo_v1.1, whole genome shotgun sequence, a genomic segment contains:
- the LOC122025302 gene encoding flowering time control protein FPA-like isoform X2: MGRSGGRDRISSDYMPRLEEKDRRSGWGVAPSSRHLWVGNLSPHVSQNSLYEHFLRFGDIENITYTPGRSYAFVNYKKEEDAVIASKGLQGFIMAGNPLRVEFAKGDRVSLSPLGDEYSHTNDGRYSTERGEPLLRRDFRSHDHSPERSHEKDKGNDSTEPCEELWIGFPSFLNVEKDDLRRAFSPFGEIDNISTFRSYAFVRYRSIVAACRAKEALQGKLFNNPRVQICFAKSDFTDSGRNLSNPPFVSHLKSNFRSVPKNAEPSRWDRGFDSHIENFPTSPRDARLLRSNEANFIDYGENSLVRPATIPGSIFGVNVEHNRMPELNSDRRMSEELYDRYRNSPTVERAGRWHDVPFERERRTPPLDDSWGIEDNSFPSSKKAKLDSFSEKELPEYPFSDLEQRKHDFGRMKFSPNLPYNSTFNKDFESAPLAPFTDRDESWRGLNYLHAGLGPLPSDIAKSPRASPERPPPQILDWKWEGTIAKGGTPVCRARCFPVGKVLDFMLPEFLNCTARTGLAMLAKHYYQATSSWVVFFVPENDTDFVFYNEFMHYLGEKQRVAVAKLGEKVTLFLVPPSDFSEQVLKVPGKMSISGVILKFQQPGSNFSSLHQPIEVAEAKLPTLQPPSSDFVSIHENASLAKSISPDLRAISKSQSYFNPSSGFLPPPYSPLQKLDENLPYSGSIQPMEKFSDYHLASRHERLQPLNSAKSPNWSNQMHIPTSDRGTCSPLLPSAGSQITSSSNAEPHPLGNLKVSQGYALSNYAAETSSIPLHTGKFPTQVHAEPQASSNVPSPLEPEQLAQLAILLGQHKQLGKEPSLSIEGQNKQSNLLQIVNSHALAPTPNGQASDQNSATHTHSFPSSSLGVQLNQVPQNQKQQSNIPAVQTFVNSGLQNQQADTEADPQKRLQATLQLAATLLQQIQQQSKTVDQP; encoded by the exons ATGGGAAGAAGTGGAGGAAGGGACAGGATAAGCAGTGACTACATGCCGAGGTTGGAAGAGAAGGATCGGCGGAGTGGGTGGGGCGTTGCTCCTTCCTCAAGGCACTTGTGGGTTGGAAATCTGAGTCCTCATGTCTCCCAGAACAGTCTGTACGAGCATTTCCTCAGGTTTGGGGACATTGAGAACATAACTTACACACCTGGCAGGAGCTATGCGTTTGTGAACTATAAGAAAGAGGAAGATGCAGTCATTGCTTCGAAAGGTCTCCAGGGGTTCATTATGGCCGGGAATCCTCTTAGAGTCGAGTTTGCAAAGGGG GACAGGGTTTCATTATCACCATTGGGTGATGAATATTCACATACTAATGATGGAAGATATTCTACTGAACGGGGAGAGCCATTGCTTAGAAGAGATTTTAGAAGTCATGACCATAGTCCTGAAAGGTCACatgaaaaggacaagggaaatgATAGCACGGAACCTTGTGAAGAGCTGTGGATAGGTTTCCCATCATTTCTCAATGTTGAAAAAGATGATCTGAGGAGAGCTTTTTCTCCTTTTGGTGAAATTGACAACATCTCTACATTTCGTAGTTATGCCTTTGTAAGATATCGAAGTATAGTCGCAGCTTGCAGGGCTAAAGAAGCTCTTCAAGGAAAATTATTTAACAACCCCCGTGTGCAGATATGTTTTGCCAAAAGTGACTTTACTGACTCAGGGAGGAACCTTAGCAATCCCCCCTTTGTTTCACACCTTAAATCTAACTTCAGATCTGTTCCAAAAAATGCTGAACCTTCTCGATGGGATAGGGGTTTTGATAGTCATATTGAAAATTTCCCAACTTCTCCTCGTGATGCAAGACTTTTGCGGTCTAATGAAGCAAATTTCATTGACTATGGGGAAAACAGTTTGGTACGTCCTGCTACAATTCCAGGATCCATTTTTGGTGTCAATGTTGAACATAACAGGATGCCAGAGTTGAATTCAGACAGAAGGATGTCAGAAGAACTTTATGATCGCTACAGAAATAGTCCCACAGTAGAGAGAGCTGGACGGTGGCATGACGTTCCTTTTGAAAGAGAGCGGAGAACTCCACCCCTTGATGATTCATGGGGAATAGAGGATAATTCTTTTCCATCATCTAAAAAGGCAAAACTAGAttcattttctgaaaaagaaCTTCCAGAATATCCATTCTCTGACTTAGAACAAAGAAAGCATGACTTTGGACGGATGAAGTTTTCTCCCAATTTGCCTTACAATAGCACTTTCAATAAAGATTTTGAATCTGCTCCTTTGGCTCCTTTCACTGACAGGGATGAATCATGGAGAGGTTTAAATTATTTACATGCAGGTCTTGGTCCTTTGCCTTCAGATATAGCCAAGTCACCAAGAGCAAGTCCTGAACGTCCACCCCCACAGATACTGGACTGGAAATGGGAGGGAACAATTGCAAAGGGTGGCACTCCTGTTTGTCGGGCACGTTGCTTTCCTGTTGGAAAAGTCCTTGACTTTATGTT ACCAGAGTTCTTAAATTGCACAGCTAGAACAGGCCTCGCCATGCTTGCTAAACATTATTATCAGGCAACAAGTTCTTGGGTGGTGTTCTTTGTTCCTGAAAATGACACTGATTTTGTTTTTTACAATGAATTCATGCATTATCTGGGAGAGAAACAGCGCGTAGCTGTTGCTAAGCTTGGTGAGAAGGTTACCTTATTTCTAGTGCCACCATCAGACTTTTCTGAACAAGTTCTAAAAGTTCCCGGGAAGATGAGCATCTCTGGTGTCATTTTAAAGTTTCAACAGCCTGGTTCTAACTTCAGTTCCCTCCACCAACCTATTGAAGTCGCTGAAGCAAAACTGCCAACCCTTCAGCCTCCATCAAGTGATTTTGTTAGTATTCATGAAAATGCATCATTAGCAAAGAGTATATCCCCTGATTTAAGGGCTATTTCTAAGAGTCAGAGCTATTTCAACCCATCTTCTGGATTTTTACCTCCACCTTATTCACCGCTGCAAAAACTGGATGAAAATCTTCCTTACTCTGGTTCCATTCAACCAATGGAAAAATTTTCTGACTATCATTTGGCAAGCAGACATGAACGACTCCAGCCTCTAAATTCAGCAAAATCTCCAAATTGGTCTAATCAAATGCACATTCCAACTTCTGATCGTGGAacttgttctcctcttcttccaaGCGCTGGTTCACAAATAACTAGTAGTTCTAATGCAGAGCCACACCCACTGGGAAATCTTAAGGTTTCCCAAGGATATGCTTTGAGCAATTATGCAGCTGAAACTTCATCCATTCCCTTGCACACAGGCAAGTTTCCTACACAAGTACATGCAGAACCTCAAGCATCTTCAAATGTTCCATCCCCCCTAGAGCCAGAGCAACTTGCTCAACTGGCAATTCTTCTGGGGCAGCATAAACAGTTAGGTAAAGAACCTTCCTTATCAATTGAAGGTCAGAACAAACAGTCAAACTTGTTGCAAATTGTCAATTCTCATGCTTTGGCTCCAACACCGAATGGCCAAGCTTCAGATCAAAATTCTGCGACACATACCCATTCTTTCCCTTCTAGTTCTTTAGGTGTGCAACTTAATCAGGTGCCCCAGAACCAGAAGCAACAATCAAATATTCCTGCAGTGCAAACCTTTGTTAACTCTGGTCTGCAAAACCAGCAAGCAGACACAGAAGCAGACCCTCAGAAACGTCTCCAGGCAACTCTGCAGCTTGCTGCAACACTTCTTcaacagattcaacaacaatcaaAAACTGTTGATCAACCATAG
- the LOC122025302 gene encoding flowering time control protein FPA-like isoform X1, with amino-acid sequence MMGRSGGRDRISSDYMPRLEEKDRRSGWGVAPSSRHLWVGNLSPHVSQNSLYEHFLRFGDIENITYTPGRSYAFVNYKKEEDAVIASKGLQGFIMAGNPLRVEFAKGDRVSLSPLGDEYSHTNDGRYSTERGEPLLRRDFRSHDHSPERSHEKDKGNDSTEPCEELWIGFPSFLNVEKDDLRRAFSPFGEIDNISTFRSYAFVRYRSIVAACRAKEALQGKLFNNPRVQICFAKSDFTDSGRNLSNPPFVSHLKSNFRSVPKNAEPSRWDRGFDSHIENFPTSPRDARLLRSNEANFIDYGENSLVRPATIPGSIFGVNVEHNRMPELNSDRRMSEELYDRYRNSPTVERAGRWHDVPFERERRTPPLDDSWGIEDNSFPSSKKAKLDSFSEKELPEYPFSDLEQRKHDFGRMKFSPNLPYNSTFNKDFESAPLAPFTDRDESWRGLNYLHAGLGPLPSDIAKSPRASPERPPPQILDWKWEGTIAKGGTPVCRARCFPVGKVLDFMLPEFLNCTARTGLAMLAKHYYQATSSWVVFFVPENDTDFVFYNEFMHYLGEKQRVAVAKLGEKVTLFLVPPSDFSEQVLKVPGKMSISGVILKFQQPGSNFSSLHQPIEVAEAKLPTLQPPSSDFVSIHENASLAKSISPDLRAISKSQSYFNPSSGFLPPPYSPLQKLDENLPYSGSIQPMEKFSDYHLASRHERLQPLNSAKSPNWSNQMHIPTSDRGTCSPLLPSAGSQITSSSNAEPHPLGNLKVSQGYALSNYAAETSSIPLHTGKFPTQVHAEPQASSNVPSPLEPEQLAQLAILLGQHKQLGKEPSLSIEGQNKQSNLLQIVNSHALAPTPNGQASDQNSATHTHSFPSSSLGVQLNQVPQNQKQQSNIPAVQTFVNSGLQNQQADTEADPQKRLQATLQLAATLLQQIQQQSKTVDQP; translated from the exons ATG ATGGGAAGAAGTGGAGGAAGGGACAGGATAAGCAGTGACTACATGCCGAGGTTGGAAGAGAAGGATCGGCGGAGTGGGTGGGGCGTTGCTCCTTCCTCAAGGCACTTGTGGGTTGGAAATCTGAGTCCTCATGTCTCCCAGAACAGTCTGTACGAGCATTTCCTCAGGTTTGGGGACATTGAGAACATAACTTACACACCTGGCAGGAGCTATGCGTTTGTGAACTATAAGAAAGAGGAAGATGCAGTCATTGCTTCGAAAGGTCTCCAGGGGTTCATTATGGCCGGGAATCCTCTTAGAGTCGAGTTTGCAAAGGGG GACAGGGTTTCATTATCACCATTGGGTGATGAATATTCACATACTAATGATGGAAGATATTCTACTGAACGGGGAGAGCCATTGCTTAGAAGAGATTTTAGAAGTCATGACCATAGTCCTGAAAGGTCACatgaaaaggacaagggaaatgATAGCACGGAACCTTGTGAAGAGCTGTGGATAGGTTTCCCATCATTTCTCAATGTTGAAAAAGATGATCTGAGGAGAGCTTTTTCTCCTTTTGGTGAAATTGACAACATCTCTACATTTCGTAGTTATGCCTTTGTAAGATATCGAAGTATAGTCGCAGCTTGCAGGGCTAAAGAAGCTCTTCAAGGAAAATTATTTAACAACCCCCGTGTGCAGATATGTTTTGCCAAAAGTGACTTTACTGACTCAGGGAGGAACCTTAGCAATCCCCCCTTTGTTTCACACCTTAAATCTAACTTCAGATCTGTTCCAAAAAATGCTGAACCTTCTCGATGGGATAGGGGTTTTGATAGTCATATTGAAAATTTCCCAACTTCTCCTCGTGATGCAAGACTTTTGCGGTCTAATGAAGCAAATTTCATTGACTATGGGGAAAACAGTTTGGTACGTCCTGCTACAATTCCAGGATCCATTTTTGGTGTCAATGTTGAACATAACAGGATGCCAGAGTTGAATTCAGACAGAAGGATGTCAGAAGAACTTTATGATCGCTACAGAAATAGTCCCACAGTAGAGAGAGCTGGACGGTGGCATGACGTTCCTTTTGAAAGAGAGCGGAGAACTCCACCCCTTGATGATTCATGGGGAATAGAGGATAATTCTTTTCCATCATCTAAAAAGGCAAAACTAGAttcattttctgaaaaagaaCTTCCAGAATATCCATTCTCTGACTTAGAACAAAGAAAGCATGACTTTGGACGGATGAAGTTTTCTCCCAATTTGCCTTACAATAGCACTTTCAATAAAGATTTTGAATCTGCTCCTTTGGCTCCTTTCACTGACAGGGATGAATCATGGAGAGGTTTAAATTATTTACATGCAGGTCTTGGTCCTTTGCCTTCAGATATAGCCAAGTCACCAAGAGCAAGTCCTGAACGTCCACCCCCACAGATACTGGACTGGAAATGGGAGGGAACAATTGCAAAGGGTGGCACTCCTGTTTGTCGGGCACGTTGCTTTCCTGTTGGAAAAGTCCTTGACTTTATGTT ACCAGAGTTCTTAAATTGCACAGCTAGAACAGGCCTCGCCATGCTTGCTAAACATTATTATCAGGCAACAAGTTCTTGGGTGGTGTTCTTTGTTCCTGAAAATGACACTGATTTTGTTTTTTACAATGAATTCATGCATTATCTGGGAGAGAAACAGCGCGTAGCTGTTGCTAAGCTTGGTGAGAAGGTTACCTTATTTCTAGTGCCACCATCAGACTTTTCTGAACAAGTTCTAAAAGTTCCCGGGAAGATGAGCATCTCTGGTGTCATTTTAAAGTTTCAACAGCCTGGTTCTAACTTCAGTTCCCTCCACCAACCTATTGAAGTCGCTGAAGCAAAACTGCCAACCCTTCAGCCTCCATCAAGTGATTTTGTTAGTATTCATGAAAATGCATCATTAGCAAAGAGTATATCCCCTGATTTAAGGGCTATTTCTAAGAGTCAGAGCTATTTCAACCCATCTTCTGGATTTTTACCTCCACCTTATTCACCGCTGCAAAAACTGGATGAAAATCTTCCTTACTCTGGTTCCATTCAACCAATGGAAAAATTTTCTGACTATCATTTGGCAAGCAGACATGAACGACTCCAGCCTCTAAATTCAGCAAAATCTCCAAATTGGTCTAATCAAATGCACATTCCAACTTCTGATCGTGGAacttgttctcctcttcttccaaGCGCTGGTTCACAAATAACTAGTAGTTCTAATGCAGAGCCACACCCACTGGGAAATCTTAAGGTTTCCCAAGGATATGCTTTGAGCAATTATGCAGCTGAAACTTCATCCATTCCCTTGCACACAGGCAAGTTTCCTACACAAGTACATGCAGAACCTCAAGCATCTTCAAATGTTCCATCCCCCCTAGAGCCAGAGCAACTTGCTCAACTGGCAATTCTTCTGGGGCAGCATAAACAGTTAGGTAAAGAACCTTCCTTATCAATTGAAGGTCAGAACAAACAGTCAAACTTGTTGCAAATTGTCAATTCTCATGCTTTGGCTCCAACACCGAATGGCCAAGCTTCAGATCAAAATTCTGCGACACATACCCATTCTTTCCCTTCTAGTTCTTTAGGTGTGCAACTTAATCAGGTGCCCCAGAACCAGAAGCAACAATCAAATATTCCTGCAGTGCAAACCTTTGTTAACTCTGGTCTGCAAAACCAGCAAGCAGACACAGAAGCAGACCCTCAGAAACGTCTCCAGGCAACTCTGCAGCTTGCTGCAACACTTCTTcaacagattcaacaacaatcaaAAACTGTTGATCAACCATAG
- the LOC122025302 gene encoding flowering time control protein FPA-like isoform X3 — protein sequence MDRVSLSPLGDEYSHTNDGRYSTERGEPLLRRDFRSHDHSPERSHEKDKGNDSTEPCEELWIGFPSFLNVEKDDLRRAFSPFGEIDNISTFRSYAFVRYRSIVAACRAKEALQGKLFNNPRVQICFAKSDFTDSGRNLSNPPFVSHLKSNFRSVPKNAEPSRWDRGFDSHIENFPTSPRDARLLRSNEANFIDYGENSLVRPATIPGSIFGVNVEHNRMPELNSDRRMSEELYDRYRNSPTVERAGRWHDVPFERERRTPPLDDSWGIEDNSFPSSKKAKLDSFSEKELPEYPFSDLEQRKHDFGRMKFSPNLPYNSTFNKDFESAPLAPFTDRDESWRGLNYLHAGLGPLPSDIAKSPRASPERPPPQILDWKWEGTIAKGGTPVCRARCFPVGKVLDFMLPEFLNCTARTGLAMLAKHYYQATSSWVVFFVPENDTDFVFYNEFMHYLGEKQRVAVAKLGEKVTLFLVPPSDFSEQVLKVPGKMSISGVILKFQQPGSNFSSLHQPIEVAEAKLPTLQPPSSDFVSIHENASLAKSISPDLRAISKSQSYFNPSSGFLPPPYSPLQKLDENLPYSGSIQPMEKFSDYHLASRHERLQPLNSAKSPNWSNQMHIPTSDRGTCSPLLPSAGSQITSSSNAEPHPLGNLKVSQGYALSNYAAETSSIPLHTGKFPTQVHAEPQASSNVPSPLEPEQLAQLAILLGQHKQLGKEPSLSIEGQNKQSNLLQIVNSHALAPTPNGQASDQNSATHTHSFPSSSLGVQLNQVPQNQKQQSNIPAVQTFVNSGLQNQQADTEADPQKRLQATLQLAATLLQQIQQQSKTVDQP from the exons ATG GACAGGGTTTCATTATCACCATTGGGTGATGAATATTCACATACTAATGATGGAAGATATTCTACTGAACGGGGAGAGCCATTGCTTAGAAGAGATTTTAGAAGTCATGACCATAGTCCTGAAAGGTCACatgaaaaggacaagggaaatgATAGCACGGAACCTTGTGAAGAGCTGTGGATAGGTTTCCCATCATTTCTCAATGTTGAAAAAGATGATCTGAGGAGAGCTTTTTCTCCTTTTGGTGAAATTGACAACATCTCTACATTTCGTAGTTATGCCTTTGTAAGATATCGAAGTATAGTCGCAGCTTGCAGGGCTAAAGAAGCTCTTCAAGGAAAATTATTTAACAACCCCCGTGTGCAGATATGTTTTGCCAAAAGTGACTTTACTGACTCAGGGAGGAACCTTAGCAATCCCCCCTTTGTTTCACACCTTAAATCTAACTTCAGATCTGTTCCAAAAAATGCTGAACCTTCTCGATGGGATAGGGGTTTTGATAGTCATATTGAAAATTTCCCAACTTCTCCTCGTGATGCAAGACTTTTGCGGTCTAATGAAGCAAATTTCATTGACTATGGGGAAAACAGTTTGGTACGTCCTGCTACAATTCCAGGATCCATTTTTGGTGTCAATGTTGAACATAACAGGATGCCAGAGTTGAATTCAGACAGAAGGATGTCAGAAGAACTTTATGATCGCTACAGAAATAGTCCCACAGTAGAGAGAGCTGGACGGTGGCATGACGTTCCTTTTGAAAGAGAGCGGAGAACTCCACCCCTTGATGATTCATGGGGAATAGAGGATAATTCTTTTCCATCATCTAAAAAGGCAAAACTAGAttcattttctgaaaaagaaCTTCCAGAATATCCATTCTCTGACTTAGAACAAAGAAAGCATGACTTTGGACGGATGAAGTTTTCTCCCAATTTGCCTTACAATAGCACTTTCAATAAAGATTTTGAATCTGCTCCTTTGGCTCCTTTCACTGACAGGGATGAATCATGGAGAGGTTTAAATTATTTACATGCAGGTCTTGGTCCTTTGCCTTCAGATATAGCCAAGTCACCAAGAGCAAGTCCTGAACGTCCACCCCCACAGATACTGGACTGGAAATGGGAGGGAACAATTGCAAAGGGTGGCACTCCTGTTTGTCGGGCACGTTGCTTTCCTGTTGGAAAAGTCCTTGACTTTATGTT ACCAGAGTTCTTAAATTGCACAGCTAGAACAGGCCTCGCCATGCTTGCTAAACATTATTATCAGGCAACAAGTTCTTGGGTGGTGTTCTTTGTTCCTGAAAATGACACTGATTTTGTTTTTTACAATGAATTCATGCATTATCTGGGAGAGAAACAGCGCGTAGCTGTTGCTAAGCTTGGTGAGAAGGTTACCTTATTTCTAGTGCCACCATCAGACTTTTCTGAACAAGTTCTAAAAGTTCCCGGGAAGATGAGCATCTCTGGTGTCATTTTAAAGTTTCAACAGCCTGGTTCTAACTTCAGTTCCCTCCACCAACCTATTGAAGTCGCTGAAGCAAAACTGCCAACCCTTCAGCCTCCATCAAGTGATTTTGTTAGTATTCATGAAAATGCATCATTAGCAAAGAGTATATCCCCTGATTTAAGGGCTATTTCTAAGAGTCAGAGCTATTTCAACCCATCTTCTGGATTTTTACCTCCACCTTATTCACCGCTGCAAAAACTGGATGAAAATCTTCCTTACTCTGGTTCCATTCAACCAATGGAAAAATTTTCTGACTATCATTTGGCAAGCAGACATGAACGACTCCAGCCTCTAAATTCAGCAAAATCTCCAAATTGGTCTAATCAAATGCACATTCCAACTTCTGATCGTGGAacttgttctcctcttcttccaaGCGCTGGTTCACAAATAACTAGTAGTTCTAATGCAGAGCCACACCCACTGGGAAATCTTAAGGTTTCCCAAGGATATGCTTTGAGCAATTATGCAGCTGAAACTTCATCCATTCCCTTGCACACAGGCAAGTTTCCTACACAAGTACATGCAGAACCTCAAGCATCTTCAAATGTTCCATCCCCCCTAGAGCCAGAGCAACTTGCTCAACTGGCAATTCTTCTGGGGCAGCATAAACAGTTAGGTAAAGAACCTTCCTTATCAATTGAAGGTCAGAACAAACAGTCAAACTTGTTGCAAATTGTCAATTCTCATGCTTTGGCTCCAACACCGAATGGCCAAGCTTCAGATCAAAATTCTGCGACACATACCCATTCTTTCCCTTCTAGTTCTTTAGGTGTGCAACTTAATCAGGTGCCCCAGAACCAGAAGCAACAATCAAATATTCCTGCAGTGCAAACCTTTGTTAACTCTGGTCTGCAAAACCAGCAAGCAGACACAGAAGCAGACCCTCAGAAACGTCTCCAGGCAACTCTGCAGCTTGCTGCAACACTTCTTcaacagattcaacaacaatcaaAAACTGTTGATCAACCATAG